One window of Aspergillus oryzae RIB40 DNA, chromosome 3 genomic DNA carries:
- a CDS encoding uncharacterized protein (predicted transporter (major facilitator superfamily)) codes for MVDADNKPTAKHDEVRSDPPLIQRKISVLEDIKRSPKVAGYCLALTSGIILYGYDLAIVSNVSSMPEFQHDFGRKLGGQLIIPSLWLGLWNVANPIGGIFGAIFGGYVQDRFGRRSSLAVASIISAIGVAIAYVSNLPGEIDGRRAVFFVAKLVQGYAVNMLTCTIQTYMSEVLSPTLRGPILAFFPLFTLLGQLVGSIVVFTSLKEKGPGGYLKCFISQWPFSALPLLVSIILPESPTWLVRKDRMEAARKSQRRLDSARVDSEAAIEKLCSSIRHEDEQAQNHPASYLECFRGNNLRRTMIVLFANLISQLFGLTLMSKSSYFLQIVGMGATNSLLFLEVGIALGLVANILSMWTLSRFNRVPLIMVGLAITTLLWTGMGILGCFQGVVTIWWSAVTMMLVITVCGATAWPASYAVGAEASALRLRAKSQGLGWVMNGLSNGVFGLVLPYIFNPDQGNLRAKTGFVYTGLCLVGLVGTWYVVPEMKDRTPIEIDRMFEMHLPARKFKAQTFNDENSGTSPKSRSATPV; via the exons ATGGTCGATGCAGATAATAAACCCACTGCTAAACACGATGAAGTCCGGTCCGATCCTCCCCTTATTCAGCGCAAGATATCTGTGCTAGAAGATATCAAACGATCCCCGAAGGTGGCAGGATACTGTCTTGCACTGACTTCTGGCATTATCCTCTACGGCTATGACTTGGCCATTGTATCCAATGTCTCTTCCATGCCGGAGTTCCA GCATGACTTCGGTCGCAAGCTCGGTGGTCAGTTGATCATTCCGTCCCTCTGGCTGGGTCTTTGGAATGTCGCGAACCCCATCGGAGGCATCTTTGGTGCCATCTTCGGAGGTTACGTGCAGGACCGGTTCGGTCGACGTTCCTCTCTGGCGGTCGCAAGCATCATATCGGCCATAGGTGTCGCGATCGCCTATGTATCGAATCTCCCTGGGGAGATCGATGGCCGGCGAGCGGTTTTCTTCGTAGCCAAACTAGTCCAGGGTTATGCTGTCAACATGTTGACATGCACAATACAGACATACATGTCGGAAGTCCTGTCTCCCACGCTGCGAGGTCCGATCCTtgccttcttccctctcttcaCGTTACTAGGCCAACTAGTCGGGAGCATCGTCGTCTTCACATCTCTAAAGGAGAAAGGCCCAGGCGGCTACCTGAAGTGTTTCATCTCACAATGGCCGTTCTCAGCCCTCCCCCTTCTCGTCTCGATTATCCTTCCCGAAAGCCCAACGTGGCTCGTCCGCAAAGACAGAATGGAAGCAGCCCGGAAATCCCAACGGCGACTAGACTCAGCAAGGGTGGATTCCGAGGCAGCCATAGAGAAACTGTGCTCGTCCATCCGGCATGAAGACGAGCAAGCGCAAAACCACCCCGCCAGCTACCTCGAGTGCTTCAGAGGCAACAATCTCCGTCGGACAATGATTGTCTTATTCGCTAATCTGATCTCGCAGCTCTTCGGTCTAACCCTCATGTCCAAGTCTAGCTACTTTCTACAAATCGTTGGCATGGGAGCCACTAATAGTCTACTGTTTCTCGAGGTTGGGATTGCACTTGGTCTGGTCGCTAATATACTGAGTATGTGGACACTGTCTCGGTTCAACCGGGTGCCACTTATCATGGTTGGTTTGGCGATCACAACTCTCCTGTGGACTGGGATGGGCATTCTAGGCTGTTTCCAGGGTGTGGTTACCATTTG GTGGTCTGCAGTCACAATGATGCTAGTCATCACCGTTTGCGGCGCAACAGCTTGGCCAGCGTCCTATGCCGTTGGCGCCGAAGCATCTGCACTTCGTCTGCGTGCCAAATCACAAGGCTTGGGATGGGTGATGAACGGATTATCCAACGGGGTCTTTGGTCTCGTATTGCCGTACATATTCAACCCGGACCAGGGGAATCTGCGTGCCAAAACAGGGTTTGTGTATACTGGCCTGTGTCTCGTAGGACTGGTGGGAACATGGTATGTCGTACCCGAGATGAAAGATCGGACGCCTATCGAAATCGATCGGATGTTCGAAATGCACCTCCCTGCGAGGAAGTTCAAGGCGCAGACGTTCAACGATGAGAATTCAGGAACTTCTCCAAAGAGTAGGTCCGCAACTCCGGTATAA
- a CDS encoding flavodoxin and radical SAM domain protein (Fe-S oxidoreductase), whose product MAELSLAEGLVTFWHSYRLPILIAIASVAILLRAYRKFQPKSKAVTASSIPPSPRSQTPEKFEQIRTGESEKPVVVEKSVPKAATGNDPTPKVVSGPKRVFGKKPLKVAGRRREDQGAPLSFIQPIIFFASLTATTERYAQILLEDLRAAAKERADPENRERGLLPPQIHDLSYIDFDDYFTTAPKPPSTSPGTRYVYCLLIPTYNIDTVLNTFLGHLDETHHDFRIDTSSLSTLAGYSVFGFGDKEGWPTEEEGFCSQAKELDRWMAKLTGKKRAYPLGLGDVKSDAESALKEWSRGLQDILVDILDNGGLGEGVAGSGDPLESDEEDLDDEENDGNRSKRRNDQDVVDLEDIKMGSDGPSGSGPVPVDFTTAGKSAAPNQSTVKEMVPKTSPTYAALTKQGYTIVGSHSGVKICRWTKSALRGRGSCYKFSFYGIRSHLCMEATPSLSCSNKCIFCWRHGTNPVGTTWRWKVDSPDLIFQGVKEGHYKKIKMMRGVPGVRAERFAEAMRIRHCALSLVGEPIFYPHINEFLDMLHSEHISSFLVCNAQHPDQLETLHRVTQLYVSIDASNRESLRTIDRPLHRDFWERFQRCLDILREKRHVQRTVFRLTLVKGFNVDDEVIGYADLVEKALPCFIEIKGVTYCGTSTSAGAGLTMQNVPFYEEIQEFVVSLNKELERRGLDYGIAAEHAHSCCVLLASTRFHVNGKWHSRIDYDRFFELLEKEKADGTSFRPEDYMRETEEWALWGNGGFDPNDQRVHKKGKKKALQAATE is encoded by the exons ATGGCCGAACTTTCCCTGGCCGAAG GCCTTGTGACCTTCTGGCATTCCTACCGTCTCCCTATTCTTATTGCTATCGCCTCAGTCGCTATCCTTCTGCGAGCCTATCGCAAGTTCCAACCCAAGTCCAAAGCCGTAACTGCGTCCTCAATCCCGCCATCACCTCGGAGCCAAACTCCAGAGAAATTTGAACAGATCCGTACTGGTGAGAGTGAGAAACCGGTAGTAGTGGAGAAGAGTGTTCCAAAGGCTGCTACTGGAAATGACCCTACCCCAAAGGTTGTATCTGGACCCAAAAGAGTGTTTGGGAAAAAGCCACTCAAGGTTGCTGGGCGCCGTCGGGAGGACCAAGGGGCCCCGTTGTCTTTCATCCAGCCAATCATTTTTTTCGCTTCGTTGACCGCGACTACGGAGAGATACGCTCAGATATTGTTAGAGGATCTACGGGCTGCTGCGAAGGAGAGAGCCGACCCCGAGAACCGCGAGCGtggccttcttcctccccaaATTCACGACCTGTCATACATTGACTTTGACGATTACTTCACCACGGCCCCGAAGCCTCCGTCCACCTCGCCTGGCACACGCTATGTATACTGCTTATTGATCCCTACCTACAACATCGACACCGTCCTCAACACTTTCCTTGGCCATCTGGATGAAACCCACCACGACTTCCGCATTGACACCTCGTCTTTGTCAACTTTGGCTGGTTATTCTGTTTTTGGCTTCGGTGATAAAGAGGGTTGGCccaccgaggaagaaggattctgCTCGCAAGCTAAGGAATTAGATCGCTGGATGGCAAAGCTTACAGGCAAGAAGAGAGCGTATCCCCTGGGACTTGGTGACGTTAAGAGTGATGCCGAATCTGCATTAAAAGAGTGGTCCCGGGGCTTGCAAGATATTTTGGTCGACATTCTTGATAATGGTGGTCTGGGTGAAGGCGTTGCTGGTAGCGGTGATCCGCTGGAgagtgatgaggaggacctggacgacgaagaaaacgacGGAAACCGTTCTAAACGACGGAACGACCAAGATGTGGTTGATCTAGAGGATATAAAGATGGGCTCCGATGGGCCGTCCGGATCTGGCCCTGTCCCAGTCGACTTTACTACAGCGGGCAAGTCTGCAGCACCCAACCAGTCAACTGTGAAGGAAATGGTTCCAAAGACGTCACCCACATACGCTGCACTCACGAAACAAGGATATACTATCGTCGGATCTCACTCCGGTGTAAAGATCTGCCGTTGGACTAAGTCCGCTTTGCGTGGCCGAGGTTCGTGTTACAAGTTCTCGTTCTACGGTATTCGATCCCATCTCTGCATGGAGGCAACTCCTTCGCTTTCTTGCAGCAACAAATGTATTTTCTGTTGGCGCCACGGCACCAACCCTGTCGGGACGACTTGGCGTTGGAAGGTAGATTCACCAGACTTGATTTTCCAAGGTGTTAAGGAGGGTCACTACAAAAAGATCAAGATGATGCGTGGTGTTCCTGGTGTCCGTGCAGAGAGATTTGCAGAGGCCATGCGTATTCGCCACTGCGCCCTGAGCTTGGTCGGGGAGCCGATTTTCTACCCTCATATCAATGAATTCTTGGACATGCTGCATAGCGAGCACATTTCTAGCTTCTTGGTGTGCAACGCTCAACATCCAGATCAGCTTGAAACACTGCATCGTGTGACTCAGTTGTACGTCTCGATCGATGCTAGCAACCGTGAAAGTTTGCGCACGATTGACCGCCCTCTTCACCGAGACTTCTGGGAGCGATTCCAGCGGTGCCTGGATATCCTACGGGAAAAGCGTCACGTCCAGCGCACTGTCTTCCGTCTCACCTTGGTCAAAGGATTTAACGTCGACGATGAGGTCATTGGCTACGCTGATTTGGTCGAGAAAGCATTGCCGTGCTTCATTGAGATCAAGGGTGTGACCTACTGCGGCACTAGCACTAGCGCCGGAGCAGGATTAACCATGCAAAACGTCCCTTTCTatgaagagatccaggaatTCGTTGTCTCCTTGAATAAGGAGCTCGAGCGCCGCGGGTTGGACTACGGAATTGCTGCCGAGCATGCTCACAGTTGTTGTGTGCTGCTTGCCTCGACGCGGTTCCATGTGAATGGCAAATGGCATTCTCGCATTGATTACGATCGCTTTTTCGAACTtttggaaaaggagaaagccGATGGTACGTCGTTCCGCCCTGAGGACTATATGAGGGAGACGGAAGAATGGGCCTTGTGGGGTAACGGTGGCTTCGACCCGAATGACCAACGTGTTCacaagaagggcaaaaagaaggccCTCCAGGCTGCGACCGAGTGA
- a CDS encoding uncharacterized protein (predicted protein), with protein sequence MAAIKMNTAWVAPYNGIFRLDADWFPHGYQIRSLRALTPDSTHVQLSFLSATTPTHVISTNELRWHKLICLLFRSFSTDYWSIPCQHTTGTRRLRHTREFAQDTGLSDQFSPSTYIDHRVPTRHDVRYGRSIVQREETSFSVLQS encoded by the exons ATGGCTGCAATTAAGATGAACACAGCATGGGTAGCCCCTTACAACG GAATTTTTCGCCTCGACGCTGATTGGTTCCCGCACGGTTACCAGATCAGGTCCTTGCGTGCCTTGACGCCTGATTCAACTCACGTTCAactctccttcctctcgGCGACTACACCGACACACGTTATATCGACTAATGAGTTACGATGGCATAAGTTAATCTGCCTTCTTTTCAGGTCATTCTCGACAGACTATTGGTCCATCCC GTGCCAGCATACCACTGGAACACGTCGACTAAGACATACCAGGGAATTTGCACAGGATACGGGGCTATCGGATCAGTTCTCTCCCAGCACATATATAGACCATCGCGTGCCCACTAGGCATGATGTGCGATATGGGCGATCCATTgttcaaagagaagaaacatcTTTCTCAGTCCTTCAATCTTGA
- a CDS encoding putative dipeptidase (renal dipeptidase) produces the protein MRISSHHEVLTLEQRVDNILQKTPLIDGHDDLPILIRLKYGNQIYQDNFTTKFVHGGFPGHVDLPRLSKGKVGGTFWSVRQTMEQVDLWLRLQQAYPDTFSTPPNGTTALQPFLDGKIISPMGMEGLHSIGNSLAYLRHFYAQGVSYATLTHNCHNRYADAAVTELPDGSVKKADPHWHGVSEAGKALVSEMNRLGMIVDLSHVSAETMRDVLGAGKDDWAGSSAPVIFSHSSAYAVCPHPRNVPDDVLQLVKSRNSLVMVNIAPDFVSCKAGDNPNGLPDFVPENATLEHVADHIMHIGQLIGFDHVGFGSDFDGIGTVPRGLDDVSKFPDLVAELLRRGVSDEDAGKVVGGNLLRVWRDVDRIALDKQANGALPLEDDLPEA, from the exons ATGCGCATCTCAAGTCATCATGAGGTCTTAACCCTGGAACAAAGAGTAGACAATATCCTGCAGAAAACCCCATTGATCG atggccatgatgatctTCCTATTCTCATCCGCCTCAAATATGGGAACCAAATCTATCAGGATAATTTCACTACAAAATTCGTTCATGGTGGTTTTCCCGGACACGTTGACCTGCCTCGTCTTTCCAAGGGCAAAGTTGGTGGCACATTCTGGA GTGTGCGTCAGACAATGGAGCAGGTAGACTTGTGGCTCCGCCTACAGCAAGCCTATCCGGACACCTTCTCCACGCCTCCAAATGGTACCACGGCTCTTCAGCCCTTCCTAGACGGGAAGATCATCTCGCCGATGGGTATGGAGGGTCTCCATTCCATCGGAAATTCACTTGCCTATTTGCGTCATTTCTACGCGCAAGGTGTATCCTATGCAACGCTGACCCATAATTGCCACAATCGTTACGCTGATGCTGCCGTCACCGAGCTCCCAGACGGCAGCGTGAAGAAGGCCGATCCCCATTGGCACGGTGTCAGTGAGGCTGGAAAGGCCCTGGTTTCTGAGATGAATCGGCTCGGGATGATTGTTGATCTGTCCCATGTAAGCGCCGAGACCATGCGAGACGTCTTGGGCGCAGGCAAGGATGACTGGGCGGGCAGTAGTGCGCcggtcatcttcagccataGCTCCGCATATGCCGTCTGCCCTCATCCACGTAACGTTCCCGACGATGTGCTGCAGTTGGTCAAATCACGGAACTCCCTGGTTATGGTCAACATTGCCCCAGACTTCGTCTCGTGCAAGGCTGGTGATAACCCGAACGGTCTCCCTGATTTTGTCCCCGAAAATGCTACCTTAGAGCACGTTGCCGATCACATCATGCATATCGGGCAACTCATTGGGTTTGACCACGTTGGGTTTGGGAGCGACTTTGACGGCATCGGTACTGTTCCCCGCGGCCTGGACGACGTCTCCAAATTTCCAGACTTAGTTGCCGAACTCCTCAGAAGGGGAGTcagtgatgaggatgcgGGTAAGGTCGTGGGAGGCAACCTGCTGCGCGTTTGGAGAGACGTAGACCGCATTGCTCTTGACAAGCAAGCGAACGGAGCTCTGCCTCTTGAGGATGATCTTCCTGAAGCGTAA
- a CDS encoding NUDIX hydrolase (predicted protein), with translation MHQNLTFTIPPHLNEYNVPLSSFKAARPQWTNFVVGGLVFSRFSRDSQDKSKEEGEPRVLLLQRALTDSLPGYWEGPGGGCEETDETILTAAVREVVEESGLHVSRIVDLVGVEEWTKERNGTMFFVAKFSFLVEVHEAQGVFGGIAGTDGEKTIEVEGDAVQRWEDRVRLEPSEHSTFEWATEEQVRLGLEGKGKYKILEDEGRNLMKGFRMVAQ, from the coding sequence ATGCATCAAAACCTCACGTTCACAATCCCACCCCACCTAAATGAGTACAACGTCCCCCTCTCCAGCTTCAAAGCCGCCAGGCCACAATGGACCAACTTCGTAGTTGGGGGACTTGTCTTTTCTCGTTTCTCACGTGATTCCCAAGACAAAAGCAAGGAGGAGGGCGAACCAAGAGTCCTTCTGCTCCAGCGTGCTTTGACCGATTCCCTCCCCGGTTACTGGGAGGGGCCTGGCGGAGGCTGTGAGGAGACTGATGAGACGATTTTGACAGCGGCTGTGCGTGAAGTCGTGGAGGAGAGTGGGTTGCATGTGTCGAGGATTGTGGATTTGGTTGGGGTGGAGGAGTGGACGAAAGAGAGGAACGGGACGATGTTCTTTGTGGCTAAGTTTTCGTTCTTGGTGGAGGTTCATGAGGCTCAAGGCGTCTTTGGGGGGATTGCTGGAACGGACGGGGAGAAGACGATTGAGGTTGAGGGTGATGCTGTGCAGCGGTGGGAGGATAGGGTCCGATTGGAGCCGAGTGAGCATTCGACGTTTGAGTGGGCGACGGAAGAGCAGGTGAGACTGGGATTggaaggaaaggggaagTATAAGATCTTGGAGGACGAGGGTAGGAATCTTATGAAGGGATTTCGTATGGTGGCTCAGTGA
- a CDS encoding uncharacterized protein (predicted protein) encodes MGMNMQNETSGHDHGHSHQDMSMPAIFTTGTKVTLFFSIWTTNSMTTYLLTLSLLFLLAWFNRFLGALKFQLENKINSTRASGLPVPILGQPPAAHRYRKIPKDRVSPLPRYIQVNTNDPFERPSPPPPSPPPLHDDERSELVLGSAGPSCVRRWFKILFGK; translated from the coding sequence ATGGGTATGAACATGCAGAATGAGACGAGTGGCCATGACCACGGTCACAGCCATCAGGACATGTCGATGCCCGCCATCTTCACAACAGGAACAAAAGTAACTTTATTCTTCAGCATCTGGACGACCAATTCCATGACCACCTATCTCCTCACTCTATCATTGTTGTTCCTGCTTGCCTGGTTCAATCGTTTCCTCGGAGCACTCAAGTTCCAACTCGAAAATAAGATTAACTCAACTCGCGCGTCTGGACTTCCCGTGCCAATTTTGGGACAACCACCTGCAGCACATCGATACAGAAAGATCCCCAAGGATCGAGTGAGCCCTCTTCCGCGGTACATACAAGTCAACACGAACGATCCATTCGAAAGACCATCGCCACcgcctccctctcctccacccttACATGACGATGAGCGGAGCGAGTTGGTACTCGGCAGTGCAGGGCCGTCGTGCGTCCGGAGGTGGTTCAAGATACTCTTTGGGAAATAG
- a CDS encoding uncharacterized protein (predicted protein), translating to MELAARRRTITTRRHPCALGLCLNAGSHDFQHRHLLRRTGWHRCGRTHYGEIYSAITGLAGRIMPRWMMTCLLGFIILPSFQCSNQFSPKYVCIKSLMCQPRNTEKSNANTTLAIMDRPKPYPCAIQTQ from the exons ATGGAGTTGGCAGCGAGACGGAGGACGATCACTACTAGAAGGCATCCGTGCGCTCTTGGGCTATGTCTT AATGCTGGCAGTCATGACTTTCAACATAGGCATCTTTTGCGCCGTACTGGCTGGCATCGTTGTGGGCGAACTCACTATGGGGAGATTTACTCAGCAATCACCGGGTTGGCAGGACGGATCATGCCACGATGGATGATGACATGTCTTTTGGGTTTTATTATTCTCCCTTCATTTCAGTGTAGTAACCAATTTTCTCCTAAGTACGTGTGTATAAAGTCACTCATGTGCCAACCACGCAATACTGAAAAGAGCAATGCCAACACTACACTAGCAATCATGGACAGACCCAAGCCATATCCGTGCGCAATTCAGACTCAGTAA
- a CDS encoding putative phenol 2-monooxygenase (2-polyprenyl-6-methoxyphenol hydroxylase and related FAD-dependent oxidoreductases), whose translation MVEKVDVLICGSGSAGLCAATWLARCGIRCKVLERRDGPMTMGQADGVQCRTVEIFESFGIGEELLRESYHVLEVVFWAANGSGDIKRTGRTADTQPGLSHQPHVILNQARINGLFIESMQRFNDQIIDYGFDIKNVEVDSSLVNDPQSYPVKVTAEKEGRTEIFEAKYALACDGAHSTVRRSLGYKMIGDSSDAVWGVMDMVPRTDFPDIRKKTTIRSKAGNLLIIPREGDARNLTRFYIELPAGTKAKEVKLEDLQQSARAILSQYRIEFAETVWWSAYAIGQRHADFFHRDYRVFLAGDACHTHSPKAGQGMNVSLQDGYNIGWKLATVLKGLAPPSLLETYVLERQKVAIDLINFDRYFSKLFSSGGQTSPAEFQEGFIKSGKYTAGLTAKYDSSAITFHTEGSEQLSTNIVTGMRLPSSQVVRYCDSKPVQLMTALKSDGRWRVMAFVGDISKSENKSKLNALGNYLSSDESPLHRFRQKDADIDSVIEPILVGYGKRHGIELEEIPEAFHPIAGKNQIKDLHKIYFDDESYNKGHGHVYEYLGISPEKGAVVIVRPDQYVSAVIGLDDYRQIGRFFEGFLIPQGESASPESKL comes from the exons ATGGTCGAGAAAGTTGACGTCCTTATCTGCGGAAGCGGATCCGCAGGCCTCTGTGCTGCGACATGGCTCGCCCGCTGTGGGATCCGCTGTAAGGTGCTTGAGCGCCGCGACGGGCCTATGACCATGGGGCAGGCGGATGGCGTCCAGTGCCGCACGGTGGAAATATTTGAGAGCTTCGGAATTGGCGAAGAGTTGCTGCGCGAGTCCTACCATGTCCTGGAGGTCGTCTTCTGGGCTGCCAATGGTTCCGGCGATATTAAACGTACTGGTCGGACGGCAGATACACAGCCAGGGCTATCACATCAGCCGCATGTAATCTTGAACCAGGCCCGTATTAATGGGTTATTCATCGAGTCTATGCAGCGGTTCAATGACCAGATTATTGATTATGGGTTTGACATCAAGAACGTTGAGGTTGATAGCTCGCTCGTCAATGATCCCCAGTCGTATCCAGTGAAGGTGACggctgagaaggaagggagaaCTGAGATCTTCGAGGCGAAATACGCTCTT GCGTGTGATGGAGCACACAGTACTGTCCGTCGCTCACTGGGTTATAAGATGATTGGTGACAGCAGCGACGCAGTCTGGGGTGTCATGGATATGGTACCCCGGACGGACTTCCCAGATATTCGGAAGAAAACTACCATTCGCTCCAAGGCTGGTAACCTGTTGATCATTCCTCGTGAAGGCGACGCCCGCAATTTAACACGGTTTTACATCGAGCTGCCGGCAGGGACCAAGGCCAAAGAGGTCAAGCTGGAGGATCTACAACAATCTGCTAGGGCTATCCTCAGCCAGTACAGAATTGAGTTCGCCGAGACGGTGTGGTGGTCCGCCTACGCGATCGGTCAGCGCCATGCGGACTTCTTCCATAGGGATTATCGCGTCTTCCTGGCAGGTGATGCCTGTCATACCCATTCCCCGAAGGCCGGTCAGGGTATGAATGTAAGCTTGCAGGATGGATATAATATTGGCTGGAAGTTGGCTACTGTTTTGAAAGGATTAGCGCCTCCGTCCTTGTTAGAGACCTATGTCCTTGAGAGACAGAAGGTCGCTATCGACCTCATCAACTTCGACCGATATTTCTCGAAGCTTTTCTCGTCTGGTGGACAGACATCCCCTGCTGAGTTCCAGGAAGGATTCATCAAATCCGGGAAATATACTGCTGGCTTGACGGCCAAATACGATAGTTCTGCGATTACCTTTCACACTGAGGGATCCGAACAGCTCTCTACTAATATTGTGACTGGCATGAGGTTACCCAGTTCCCAAGTGGTGCGGTACTGCGACTCAAAGCCCGTGCAATTGATGACAGCCTTGAAGTCGGATGGCCGCTGGCGAGTCATGGCCTTTGTGGGCGACATTAGCAAGTCTGAGAATAAGTCTAAGTTGAACGCA CTTGGAAACTACCTAAGCTCAGATGAGAGCCCATTGCACCGCTTCCGCCAGAAGGATGCCGACATAGACAGCGTGATCGAGCCTATCCTAGTGGGCTATGGAAAGCGACACGGTATCGAATTGGAAGAAATTCCAGAGGCTTTCCACCCAATCGCCGGaaagaatcaaatcaaag ATCTGCACAAAATCTACTTTGACGACGAAAGTTACAATAAAGGTCACGGCCATGTATACGAATACCTCGGTATCAGCCCCGAGAAAGGTGCAGTTGTGATTGTCAGACCAGATCAAT ATGTCTCGGCCGTGATTGGACTGGACGATTACCGGCAGATAGGCCGCTTCTTTGAAGGATTCTTGATTCCTCAAGGTGAATCCGCCTCTCCGGAGAGCAAATTATAA
- the sitA gene encoding TOR signaling pathway phosphatase SitA (serine/threonine specific protein phosphatase involved in cell cycle control, PP2A-related), with protein MVDSKVPQPGPAKLKRNAGPDEWLEAAKDCKYLSEQHMKQLCEIVKEYMMEESNVQPVSTPVTICGDIHGQFYDLLELFRVSGGMPDESMVEPPKTSPAGSNEVTLNRNFVFLGDYVDRGYFSLETLTLLLCLKAKYPDRVTLVRGNHESRQITQVYGFYEECFQKYGNASVWKACCQVFDFMTLGAIIDGRVLCVHGGLSPEIRTLDQVRVVARAQEIPHEGAFCDLVWSDPDDVETWAVSPRGAGWLFGDKVADEFCHVNDLTLIARAHQLVNEGYKYHFANQNVVTVWSAPNYCYRCGNLASVCEIGEDLKPTFKLFSAVSDDQRHVPTSRPGRSEYFL; from the exons ATGGTCGATAGTAAAGTCCCGCAGCCAGGACCGGCCAAATTAAAGCGCAATGCCGGTCCCGACGAATGGTTAGAGGCTGCGAAAGATTGCAAGTATCTTTCAGAGCAGCATATGAAACAACTATGTGAGATTGTGAAGGAGTACATGATGGAAG AATCGAACGTACAACCGGTCTCGACGCCCGTCACAATCTGCGGAGATATCCATGGCCAATTCTACGATCTACTGGAGCTTTTCCGCGTCTCGGGCGGCATGCCAGACGAGTCTATGGTCGAACCCCCAAAAACATCACC CGCCGGATCGAACGAGGTGACGCTAAATCGGAACTTTGTCTTCTTGGGTGATTATGTCGACCGAGGCTACTTTAGTCTGGAGACTTTGACATTATTACTATGCTTGAAGGCCAA GTATCCGGATCGAGTAACGCTGGTGCGTGGGAATCATGAGTCCCGACAGATCACGCAAGTCTACGGCTTCTATGAAGAGTGTTTTCAGAAGTACGGCAATGCATCGGTCTGGAAAGCTTGCTGTCAGGTCTTTGACTTCATGACACTTGGGGCCATCATTGATGGCAGGGTGCTCTGTGTACATGGTGGCCTAAGCCCCGAGATCAGGACCTTGGACCAAGTTCGTGTGGTGGCAAGAGCCCAAGAAATTCCGCATGAGGGTGCTTTCTGCGACCTGGTCTGGTCCGACCCTGATGATGTAGAGACATGGGCTGTCAGCCCAAGAGGCGCTG GTTGGCTGTTTGGAGATAAGGTGGCAGATGAGTTCTGTCACGTCAATGACCTGACACTAATCGCCCGTGCGCACCAACTGGTGAACGAGGGATACAAGTACCACTTTGCGAACCAAAATGTGGTGACGGTGTGGAGTGCGCCTAACTACTGCTACCGATGTGGCAACCTGGCATCGGTCTGTGAGATTGGTGAGGATCTCAAACCGACATTCAAGCTCTTTAGTGCTGTCAGCGATGACCAACGGCATGTGCCCACATCGCGGCCGGGCCGTAGCGAGTACTTCTTGTAA